The Pirellulales bacterium genome includes a window with the following:
- the rnhA gene encoding ribonuclease HI, which translates to MAKQNKAAPDSEVVLFTDGACSGNPGPGGWAYILRHPGSGKEVEQSGAEEETTNNRMELTAVVRGLEALTRPARVELVTDSNYVGKGLTEWMAKWKANDWQRRDGKRLVPVKNEDLWRKLDELVAQHRLTFTHVAGHSGHPENERCDELAVAAYQRYL; encoded by the coding sequence ATGGCGAAGCAGAACAAGGCGGCTCCCGACTCGGAAGTGGTGCTCTTTACCGACGGGGCCTGCAGCGGCAATCCCGGCCCGGGCGGCTGGGCTTACATCCTCCGGCATCCCGGCTCGGGGAAGGAAGTCGAGCAATCGGGCGCCGAGGAAGAAACGACCAATAACCGCATGGAGCTGACCGCGGTGGTCCGTGGGCTCGAGGCGCTGACGCGCCCTGCGCGGGTCGAGTTGGTCACCGACAGCAACTATGTCGGCAAGGGGCTCACCGAATGGATGGCCAAGTGGAAGGCCAACGACTGGCAGCGCCGCGACGGCAAGCGGCTGGTACCGGTCAAGAACGAAGACCTGTGGCGCAAGCTCGACGAGCTCGTGGCCCAGCACCGACTGACGTTCACCCACGTCGCCGGCCACAGCGGCCACCCCGAGAACGAACGCTGCGACGAACTGGCCGTAGCGGCGTATCAGCGGTATCTGTAG
- a CDS encoding methyltransferase domain-containing protein produces the protein MDWDPKRYLQFGDYRTRPAADLLARIPLDAPPRVVDLGCGPGNSTRLLVERWPQAQVTGVDASAEMLTSARSADDLRGVCWIESTAEAWTPDAPPDVIFSNAMLQYVADHARFFPKLLAALAPGGVLAIQIPYRMPGQKWVNELHAVAGEAPWREKFDTLYWGRPDAAPAEYYNYLASQAEQVDVWMTEYLHVLEGDDPVLRWTRGTAMLPFLMRLEESERPEFEARYAERLRAAYPRRDDGRTLFPFVRLFLVARARGN, from the coding sequence ATGGACTGGGACCCCAAACGTTACCTGCAATTTGGCGATTATCGCACGCGGCCTGCCGCCGACCTGTTGGCGCGGATTCCTCTGGACGCGCCGCCCCGCGTGGTCGACCTCGGCTGTGGGCCGGGCAATTCGACCCGCCTGCTTGTCGAGCGCTGGCCGCAGGCCCAGGTGACCGGCGTCGACGCGTCGGCCGAGATGTTGACGTCGGCGCGGTCGGCCGACGATCTGCGCGGCGTGTGTTGGATCGAGTCGACCGCCGAAGCGTGGACACCCGACGCGCCGCCGGACGTGATCTTCTCGAACGCCATGTTGCAGTACGTCGCCGATCACGCGCGGTTCTTTCCCAAGTTGCTGGCCGCGCTCGCGCCCGGCGGCGTGCTGGCGATCCAGATCCCCTATCGCATGCCGGGCCAGAAGTGGGTCAACGAGCTGCACGCGGTCGCGGGCGAGGCGCCGTGGCGCGAGAAGTTCGACACGCTGTATTGGGGGCGCCCCGATGCCGCGCCCGCGGAGTATTACAACTACCTCGCCTCGCAGGCCGAGCAGGTCGACGTCTGGATGACGGAGTATCTGCACGTGCTCGAAGGCGACGACCCGGTGCTGCGCTGGACGCGCGGAACCGCGATGTTGCCGTTCTTGATGCGGCTCGAGGAGTCGGAGCGGCCCGAATTCGAGGCGCGCTATGCGGAGCGTCTGCGGGCCGCCTACCCTCGGCGCGACGATGGCCGGACCTTGTTCCCGTTCGTTCGGTTATTTCTTGTGGCCAGGGCCCGCGGAAACTAG
- the priA gene encoding primosomal protein N', with amino-acid sequence MSQQGRLFADDLPQWEADAEQDQLVAQVIFPTGPPEPLDYRVPDRLRVSLQVGCRVRAPLGRGDRPVVGYCVALDAQSSTRRRLKELLGVVDRRSLLSPAMLRLTQWISAYYLCPWPQVLEAVVPAGVRGQAGTREAVLLSLAPETQAQLEQLKLPAKQLQALRHLATAAEPLTPQQLAHAVRTTIGPIQALRKKGLIVARRERIEQHLPTDVPVERRPNHVLNADQRRALEAILAALHAAEQRTILLHGVTGSGKTEVYIQAIQEVVRFGRQAIVLVPEISLTPQTLQRFRERFARVAVLHSHLTDVERNHHWQRIAAGEVEVIVGARSAVFAPTPHLGLIIIDEEHETTFKQETAPRYHAREVALERTRAERLPLVLGSATPSLESWQRCVTSEFQLIELPRRVEDRPLPVVKTVDLRTADREHRSPGILSRPLRLQIDQALADGGQVILLLNRRGFSTHIQCPACGLVIKCPHCDIALTHHRQGETAMCHHCDYRQPAPRQCPECQATGIRYSGTGTQRLEYEVRGRFPGVKCARMDTDSMQSAGHYEQVLAAFREGDVRILLGTQMIAKGLDFPNVTLVGVVQADMALHLPDFRAAERTFQLLVQVAGRTGRSDRGGRVLVQTLSPEHYAIQAAVTHDYGRFARQELPEREQLGYPPFGRLIRLVIRGPSETLVHEFGETLAEQLRSELAPLGEAYRVLGPAPAPIARLRGDYRHQIHLHGPEGLPLRQAVSTVAERLTPPDDVLWIADVDPLGML; translated from the coding sequence ATGTCTCAGCAAGGACGATTGTTTGCCGACGATCTGCCTCAATGGGAGGCCGATGCCGAACAAGACCAACTCGTCGCGCAGGTGATCTTTCCCACGGGCCCGCCCGAGCCGTTGGACTATCGCGTGCCGGACCGTCTGCGGGTGAGTCTGCAAGTCGGTTGCCGTGTGCGTGCGCCCCTGGGCCGAGGCGACCGGCCCGTCGTGGGCTATTGCGTGGCGCTCGATGCCCAATCGTCCACCCGGCGACGGCTGAAGGAATTGCTCGGGGTGGTCGATCGCCGCAGCCTGTTGTCGCCGGCCATGCTGCGACTGACCCAGTGGATCTCCGCGTATTACCTGTGCCCATGGCCCCAGGTGCTCGAGGCCGTGGTGCCGGCGGGCGTGCGCGGCCAGGCCGGCACGCGCGAGGCCGTCTTGCTCAGCCTGGCTCCCGAGACGCAGGCGCAGCTCGAACAGCTCAAGTTGCCGGCCAAGCAGTTGCAAGCGTTGCGCCACCTGGCAACCGCCGCCGAGCCGCTCACACCGCAACAACTCGCGCATGCTGTCCGTACGACGATCGGACCGATCCAGGCCTTGCGCAAGAAGGGCCTGATCGTGGCCCGCCGCGAGCGGATCGAACAACATCTGCCGACCGACGTACCCGTCGAGCGGCGACCGAACCATGTGCTCAATGCCGACCAGCGGCGCGCGCTCGAAGCGATTCTCGCGGCGTTGCATGCCGCCGAGCAACGCACCATTCTCCTGCACGGGGTGACCGGCAGCGGCAAGACCGAGGTCTACATCCAGGCGATTCAAGAAGTCGTCCGCTTCGGCCGCCAGGCGATCGTGCTGGTGCCCGAGATCAGTCTCACTCCGCAAACGCTGCAGCGATTCCGCGAGCGATTTGCGCGCGTGGCGGTGTTGCACAGCCACCTGACCGACGTCGAGCGCAATCACCATTGGCAGCGCATCGCAGCCGGCGAGGTCGAAGTGATCGTCGGCGCGCGCAGCGCGGTGTTCGCGCCTACGCCGCACTTGGGCCTGATCATCATCGACGAAGAACACGAGACGACGTTCAAGCAAGAGACGGCGCCGCGCTACCACGCCCGCGAGGTCGCGCTCGAACGGACGCGCGCCGAGCGATTGCCGCTGGTGCTCGGCTCGGCGACCCCCTCGCTCGAAAGCTGGCAGCGCTGCGTGACCAGCGAGTTCCAGCTCATCGAGTTGCCGCGACGCGTCGAAGATCGACCGCTGCCGGTCGTCAAGACGGTCGATTTGCGCACGGCCGATCGCGAACATCGCAGCCCTGGCATTCTGAGCCGGCCGCTGCGGCTGCAGATCGACCAGGCCCTGGCCGACGGGGGCCAGGTCATCCTGCTGCTCAATCGCCGCGGCTTCTCGACGCACATTCAATGCCCCGCTTGCGGGCTGGTGATCAAGTGCCCGCATTGCGACATCGCGCTGACCCATCATCGGCAGGGCGAGACGGCCATGTGCCATCACTGCGATTACCGGCAGCCGGCGCCGCGCCAGTGTCCCGAGTGCCAAGCGACCGGCATTCGCTACTCAGGTACCGGCACGCAACGTCTCGAGTACGAAGTTCGGGGACGCTTTCCCGGTGTCAAATGCGCGCGCATGGATACCGACTCCATGCAATCGGCCGGTCACTACGAACAAGTCCTCGCGGCGTTTCGCGAGGGCGACGTGCGAATCTTGCTGGGCACACAGATGATCGCCAAGGGGCTCGATTTTCCCAACGTCACGCTGGTCGGCGTCGTGCAGGCCGACATGGCGCTGCACCTGCCCGATTTCCGCGCGGCCGAGCGAACATTTCAACTGCTCGTGCAAGTGGCGGGACGGACGGGGCGCAGCGATCGCGGCGGCCGCGTGCTCGTGCAAACCCTGAGCCCGGAGCATTACGCCATTCAGGCCGCCGTGACGCACGACTACGGCCGTTTCGCCCGGCAAGAGCTGCCCGAGCGCGAGCAGCTGGGCTATCCGCCGTTCGGGCGGCTGATTCGGCTGGTGATTCGCGGTCCGAGCGAAACCCTGGTACACGAGTTTGGCGAAACGCTGGCCGAGCAGCTACGCAGCGAGTTGGCGCCCCTGGGCGAGGCCTATCGCGTGCTCGGCCCGGCGCCGGCGCCGATTGCCCGGCTGCGCGGCGACTATCGCCACCAGATCCATCTCCACGGGCCCGAGGGCTTGCCGTTGCGCCAAGCTGTCAGCACGGTGGCCGAGCGCTTGACGCCGCCGGACGACGTGTTGTGGATCGCCGACGTCGATCCGCTGGGTATGCTGTAA
- a CDS encoding HAMP domain-containing protein, with protein MSYRSLKHVLGETNLERKCRLLFGLCLLLLIMGSFWFYGRLTEDLVYKQNYYKGRLLVDTILVLKHWETIDARSQDGEDALFVKSMGQRLQNQEYSFRAIRPPSSNPGQGVSEGQPGDGFEWALVEQFIKAPPPAPPKPTAPGQPPPDEPQIEWSSRLVANGTEYQYYQAIRATSTCVHCHKVTDPNPNLASGDLLRVMQVRIPTGPTQLDLERNRGFLLFTAILTVFLAMVASWVIVRYVIVKPLGHLKDVSDAISRGNVETRAEIRTGDEFEQLGLAFNRMLRYLVEAQQELRHVNADLDAKVDELARMNLQLFELNRLKSDFLATMSHELRTPLNSILGFSDVLVTGGKLEEKQQRFVQNIQKSGKMLLDLINDILDLAKIEAGKMDLRPCEFAVESVVQSQCDMARPLAEKRNIDLLVDMAPGLPPLWQDRGKVQQILNNLLSNAVKFTPEGGRIEVRTRRAPDGQLLLVVSDTGVGIAEEDQVAIFEKFRQGRTAMPGGDAMTREYSGTGLGLSIVRELCRLLGGDVSVESELGKGSTFTVRLPWQLPDGSTPPAPSGDLDLDALTRPRRTDFAAGAPAAT; from the coding sequence ATGTCGTATCGATCGCTTAAACACGTCCTCGGCGAGACGAACCTGGAGCGCAAATGTCGCCTCCTGTTCGGGCTCTGCCTGTTGCTGCTGATCATGGGCAGCTTCTGGTTCTACGGCCGGCTGACCGAAGACCTGGTCTACAAGCAGAACTACTACAAGGGTCGGCTGCTGGTCGACACGATCCTCGTGCTCAAGCACTGGGAGACGATCGATGCCCGCTCGCAGGACGGCGAAGACGCGCTGTTCGTCAAGAGCATGGGCCAGCGGCTGCAGAACCAGGAATACTCGTTCCGCGCGATTCGTCCGCCGAGCAGCAACCCGGGCCAGGGTGTTTCCGAAGGGCAACCGGGCGACGGTTTCGAATGGGCCCTGGTCGAGCAGTTCATCAAGGCGCCGCCCCCCGCGCCGCCCAAGCCCACAGCCCCCGGCCAGCCGCCCCCGGACGAGCCGCAGATCGAATGGTCGTCGCGGCTCGTGGCCAACGGCACCGAGTATCAGTATTACCAGGCGATTCGCGCTACGAGCACCTGCGTGCATTGCCACAAGGTGACCGATCCGAATCCGAACCTGGCCTCCGGCGACCTGCTGCGGGTGATGCAGGTGCGGATTCCGACCGGGCCCACGCAGCTCGACCTGGAGCGGAACCGCGGATTTCTGTTGTTCACGGCGATCCTCACCGTGTTCCTGGCGATGGTCGCCTCGTGGGTCATCGTGCGCTACGTGATCGTCAAGCCGCTGGGCCACTTGAAAGACGTCAGCGACGCGATCAGCCGCGGCAACGTCGAAACGCGCGCCGAGATTCGCACCGGCGACGAGTTCGAGCAGCTCGGCCTGGCCTTCAACCGCATGCTGCGCTATCTCGTCGAAGCGCAACAGGAGCTGCGGCACGTCAATGCCGACCTCGACGCCAAGGTCGACGAGCTGGCGCGGATGAACCTGCAGTTGTTCGAGTTGAACCGGCTCAAGAGCGACTTCCTGGCCACGATGAGCCACGAGCTGCGTACGCCGCTCAACAGCATCCTCGGCTTCAGCGACGTGCTCGTCACCGGTGGCAAGCTCGAAGAGAAGCAGCAGCGGTTCGTACAGAACATCCAGAAGTCCGGCAAGATGCTGCTCGACTTGATCAACGACATCCTCGATCTGGCCAAGATCGAAGCCGGAAAAATGGACCTCCGCCCCTGCGAATTCGCCGTCGAGTCGGTCGTGCAGTCGCAGTGCGACATGGCCCGGCCGCTGGCCGAGAAGCGCAACATCGACTTGCTGGTCGACATGGCCCCGGGCCTGCCGCCGCTGTGGCAGGACCGCGGCAAGGTGCAGCAGATCTTGAACAACCTGCTGTCGAACGCCGTGAAATTCACGCCCGAGGGGGGGCGCATCGAGGTCCGCACCCGCCGCGCTCCCGACGGGCAACTGTTGCTCGTCGTGAGCGACACGGGCGTCGGCATCGCCGAGGAAGACCAGGTCGCCATCTTCGAAAAATTCCGGCAAGGGCGCACCGCCATGCCCGGCGGCGACGCGATGACCCGCGAGTATTCCGGCACGGGATTGGGCCTGTCGATCGTCCGCGAATTGTGCCGGCTACTGGGGGGTGACGTGTCGGTCGAAAGCGAATTGGGCAAAGGGAGCACGTTCACCGTGCGTTTGCCGTGGCAATTGCCCGACGGTTCGACGCCGCCGGCACCGAGCGGCGACTTGGATCTCGACGCGCTCACCCGGCCGCGCCGCACCGATTTTGCCGCAGGCGCGCCGGCGGCGACTTGA
- a CDS encoding glycoside hydrolase has product MRMAPVLLFIATLLGATACLAAEPELVSVKKIWDAGQHNAFTDLARFRDAWYCTFREAQGHVGGDGLLRILRSADGDTWESAALLEEAGIDLRDPKLCITSDGRLMVVAGGSVYRGDTKLLGAQPRVFFSPDGTTWTPPHPVLSDGDWLWRVTWHEGRAYGVSYPAGPNAGERKFPVLYASDDGIDYQPVVEWQLRGEANETTLRFTADGQMVALVRSDGKAAQGWIGSSRAPYRDWTWHELPERCGGPDFIVLDDGQMWAAGRRTTGPASTVVARMTLSTYEPLLTLPSGGDTSYPGLVFHDGLLWVSYYSSHEGKTSIYLAKVKLPEKTAE; this is encoded by the coding sequence ATGCGTATGGCCCCTGTGCTGCTGTTCATCGCGACTCTGCTCGGAGCGACCGCCTGCCTGGCGGCCGAGCCCGAGCTGGTATCGGTCAAGAAGATCTGGGACGCCGGGCAGCACAATGCGTTCACCGACCTGGCGCGGTTTCGCGATGCCTGGTACTGCACTTTTCGCGAGGCGCAAGGTCACGTCGGCGGCGACGGCCTACTGCGCATCCTCCGTTCGGCGGACGGCGACACCTGGGAGTCGGCCGCGCTGCTGGAAGAAGCAGGCATCGACCTGCGCGACCCGAAACTGTGCATCACCAGCGATGGCCGGCTGATGGTCGTCGCCGGCGGGTCGGTTTATCGCGGCGACACGAAGCTGTTGGGCGCCCAGCCGCGGGTGTTCTTCTCGCCCGACGGCACGACCTGGACCCCGCCCCACCCGGTGCTGTCCGACGGGGATTGGTTGTGGCGCGTCACCTGGCACGAGGGCCGCGCCTATGGCGTGTCGTATCCGGCGGGGCCCAACGCGGGCGAACGCAAGTTCCCGGTGCTCTATGCGAGCGACGACGGCATCGACTATCAGCCGGTCGTCGAGTGGCAGCTTCGCGGCGAGGCGAACGAGACGACCCTGCGCTTTACGGCCGACGGCCAGATGGTGGCCCTGGTGCGCAGCGACGGAAAGGCGGCCCAGGGCTGGATCGGCAGCAGCCGGGCGCCCTATCGCGATTGGACCTGGCACGAGCTGCCCGAACGCTGTGGCGGGCCCGACTTCATCGTGCTCGACGACGGCCAGATGTGGGCGGCGGGCCGGCGCACGACGGGTCCGGCCTCGACGGTCGTGGCGCGGATGACGCTTTCGACCTACGAACCGCTGTTGACGCTACCGAGCGGAGGCGACACCAGCTACCCGGGCCTCGTCTTTCACGACGGATTGCTGTGGGTCAGCTACTACTCGTCGCACGAGGGCAAGACGAGTATCTATCTGGCGAAGGTCAAACTGCCGGAAAAGACGGCGGAGTAG
- a CDS encoding WXG100 family type VII secretion target — MSQAIADPNELRRFAQNLRRFNGELQSQMTALHGQFRSLSESWRDQEHQKFADEFQQALQSIGRFVAASEEHVPFLLRKAERLEEYLRQR, encoded by the coding sequence ATGTCCCAAGCCATTGCCGATCCGAACGAGCTGCGCCGCTTTGCGCAAAATTTGCGCCGATTCAACGGCGAGCTGCAGTCCCAGATGACGGCGCTTCACGGCCAGTTCCGCTCGTTGAGCGAGTCTTGGCGAGATCAAGAGCATCAGAAATTCGCCGACGAGTTCCAGCAGGCGCTGCAATCCATCGGCCGGTTCGTAGCCGCCTCGGAAGAACACGTTCCATTTCTGCTGCGCAAGGCCGAGCGACTCGAAGAATACTTGCGCCAGCGCTAA